From the Oncorhynchus kisutch isolate 150728-3 linkage group LG27, Okis_V2, whole genome shotgun sequence genome, the window TAGATAGAAGTCTATTGGCTGAATGGAAAGCACAGCACACTCCCGTTGCATTACTGGGCAAAAGATCATTGCACATCTGTATTTTATACAATCTTTTGCCATTGACCGACTATAAACCCTTTTGTCACTGTACTGGACAAAGACGTCAGATCAACGCCCAAAGTTGGTTGATatttgattgagttgtcaacACGTGTAAATATAACATATTTGAACAAAACCTTGATTGAACCTTGTATAGGCTATTGGGGTTAAAGCTGTATGAAAGAAAGAAAACTATGTAATGTGGACGTTTTGAAGATTCAATCAAAAAGCCACGATGATGCAAATGAGTGATTACGTCAATATGGTGAAATTGCTTAGAAATAATGTTGACTCTAACATTTTGGTCTATTTACTCCCCAAGGCCATATCTGATTGAATATATTTTGCTTGTTTACATAGCCCTAGCAGTAGGGTTTAGATTACCCTGTCACAGATGACCCCGTCACAAATATAATGTATTTGTATACTACATAGGCTTTTTTATGTTAAAATGCCAATTGTACAGTGTAAACTACAGGTAACTTGATTGATGGATTGTTGCAGAGATAACCAGAATCATGTAATAGGAGTACTTTGGAGTACATAGGAGTACTTTGGAACAAATCCAGATCAGATATGTGTTATTCTGGACACATTTTAGTTGAAAACTATTGTTTTTACATCATTGTACTGTTGTTCTACATTGTTCAGATTCTAAACGCATCAAGGTGGATGGCCTGAAGGGAGTAGGCCTAGGCAAACCTTACTAAACAAATATGTCATTTGGATGATACACAAAGTAATTTGACTAAAGCACTAAACAGGAAATACGCCTGACTGAGCATTAAAACTTTGCCTCCattacaaatggcaccctatatcccTTTTATGGGCCCTGGACCTTATCCtccctggtcaaaattagtgcacatttcagggtatcatttgggacgcagaatttgactttgagagagagaaaaaaagtccCTCATCCAACCAtgaggtctggtgtgtgtgtgtgtgtgtgtgtgcgtgcgtgcgtgcgtgcgagagagagagagagagagagtgagagtgctCCAGTCCAAAAGTAGGCCATGTATGGGAGCTCCAGGCCAGCAAAAGCAGGATATGGGGCAAGGATTTACATCTGCAGCTACACTAAACACCGTTACAGTGCTGATAAAGTACAGGCCTACAATACGGATGCTGCATCATGAACTCACTGCATATTCTACAGCCCTATGGCAGCCAGCTCGTATCCACATAGAATAAGTACATATTCAGAGACAAGAGAAAAATAGCACAGGTCTTGTAGAATTAATAGAGGTACTCCATTTCACAAGCACAATTTTATGATTTAAAATAGTTTTAACGATTttaatggattaaaaaaaaaaattatgtaatggATACAATGTGTATTTACACATTTGGTTTCCCTCTGATTGTAATTGAAGCTTTACTACACCTGTTAAGGCCTACCACTGTGATGAGGCAAGTCAAAGGGCATCCATTTCAATGAATGATTTCCCCCAACAATGTAGACCCTGGGACACCACAGACTAGTCCCAGGGAAGACATTGTTATCATTGGCGGGACCCCTGAGGAGCCAGCCAGGAAGCCACTAATACAACACAGGTGAGCCTTTCCACCTGGGTGTTTCCTaggagacctgtgtgtgtgtgtgtgtgtgtgtgtgtgtgtgtgtgtgtgtgtgtgtgtgtgtgtgtgtgtgtgtgtgtgtgtgtgtgtgtgtgtgtgtgtgtgtgtgtgtgtgtgtgtgtgtgcgcactgtATGCTCAgtcaccaccaccacatcatcCCACAGGGAGGAATCCAAATAACAATTATGGCTCAGGGATTAGCAGAGGTGCACTGTAAACagaatcaatgttgttgtttttttcccaaAGGAACATTTGCATTAACGTCAGAGGACATAGTTCATAAAACAGGAGGAACTAACTATTCACTCCTCCTGCCATATGTTCACTTTATCAGCCATATGCCCTATGTATTTTCATTTAAAATGTAATACTATTCCAATTTAAAATGTAATACTATATTTAAGCAAAAAGGCCTGAGGAAGTGTGCTATATGGCCTATATACCATGGAAGgtctgttcttaggcacgacgcaacaCGGCTATATACCACAAGCTCTAGGGttgtcttattgctattataaactgtttaccaacgtaattagaacagtaacatatatatatatatattttgtctgGTAGATTGTCTGTTATAAACttggtggtttgagccctgaatgctgattggctgacagccgtagtatatcagaccgtataccacgggtttgacaaaacatttatttttactgttctaattacatttgtaaccagtttataatagcaattaggcacctcaggggtttgtggtatatagccaatataccatggctaagagctgtatccaggcactccaggcactcgtgcttaagaacagcccttagccatgatatattggccatataccacaccccctcgggccttattgcttaaatatatatcAGCATTCAGGACCCAAACTACCCAGTTTCTAATCTAATTTAAAATGTGATACTGTAAATGTAACTGGCATTACGTTATATGTACAACATTATATTGGCATTACAATTTCATTTTCTATATGTTATTCAGTGTCACCTgacctactgtactctactacacTACAGTGACAGTGCACCAAAACATTCCTGTGTGTTTGTCACCACCATGCGATGAAAATATGCTATTACATACAGTTCTATTATAAAAAGTGACAGTAAGTTACAACAAACCTTTGCACACTGGGAAAAAGAGTTTTCACAACTATCCTCCACTACCCATGTCCATGTGCTAGGTGGCAGTATTTCCTTTGAAATGGTGAATTAAAAAAATTACCTTACCTAAAAAATATTTTACTTttgtagttaaataattatacataTTTTCCTCATTTCCTCTTTATGCAAGTGCTGGATTTTCACCCACAGGGGTCAATCCACCATTCGTTCTGTTCTTAACTCCAACCCTCCGATATCCACAGATAACCCATCTTTCCCAGTATAATACAATTTAGCGTTTtcctttatcaaatcaaatcaaactttatttgtcacatgcgccgaatacaacaatacaacatattaccgtgaaatgctaacttacaagcccttaaccaacagtgaagttcaagaaagagttaagaaaatatttaccaaataaactaatgtaaaaaataataaaaagtaacacaataaaataacaataacaaggttatatactgagggtaccggtaccaagtcagtgggcgggggtacaggttagtcgaggtaatttgtacatgtaggtaggggtgaagtgacaatgcatagataataaacagagagtagctgcagtgtacaaaacaaatggaggggagatcaatgtaatagtccggtggccattttatgaattgttcagcagtcttatggcttggtcaTAGACTTGTTGCTCCGGTACTGCTtcccatgcggtagcagagaaaacagtcaacgacttgggtgactggagtctctgacaattttttgggctttcctctgacaccgccgaTTATATAGGCCCTGTTTCCCAAGCCACTtctttgccttatggcaaggtgctccatcatgctggaaaaggcattgttcgtcaccaaactgttcctggatggttgggagaagttgctctcggaggacgcattctttattcatggctgtgttcttaggcaaaattgtgagtgagcccactcccttggctgagaagcaaccccacacatgaatgctctcaggatgctttactgttggcatgacacaggactgatggtagcgctcaccttgtcttctcctgacaagcttttttccggttgccccaaacaatcggaaaggggattcatcagagaaaatgactttaccccagtccacagcagtccaatccctgtaccttttgcagaatatcagtctgtccctgatgtttttcctggagagaagtggcttctttgctgcccttcttgacaccaggccatcctccaaaagtcttcgcctcactgtgtgtgcagatgcactcacacctgcctgctgccattcctgagcaagctctgtactggtggttccccgatcccacagctgaatcaactttaggagatggtcctggcgcttgctggactttcttgggcgccctgaaaagccttcttcacaacaattgaaccgctctccttgaagttcttgatgatccgataaatggttgatttaggtgaaatcttactggcagcaatatccttgcctgtgaagccctttttgtgcaaagcaatgatgacggcacatgtttccttgcaggtaaccatgattgacagaggaagaacaatgattccaagcaccaccctccttttgaagcttccagtctgttattcgaactcaatcagcatgacagagtgatctccagccttgtcctcgtcaacacttaagcctgtgttaacaagagaatcactgacatgatgtcagctggtccttttgtggcagggctgaaatgcagtggaaatgtttttgggggattcagtttatttgcatggcaaagagggactttgcaactaattgtaattcatctgatcactcttcataacattctggagtatatgcaaattgccatcatacaaactgaggcagcagactttgtgaaaatctatatttgtgtcattctcaaaacttttggccacgactatacacgtctcagtgttgaggatcagagccccagtgttgaggatcagcgtggcagacgtgttgttttctactcttaccacctgggggcggcccgtcaggaattccaggatccagttgaagagggaggtgtttagtcacagggtccttagcttagtgatgagcttcgtgtgcactatgttgttgaacactgaactgtagtcaataaacagcattctcacatagctgtTTTTttagtccaggtgggaaagggcagtgtggagtgcgattgagattgcgtcatctgtggatctgttagggcggtagcGAATCGGAGTGGGTATTGGgtatctgggaggatgctgttgatgtgagccatcaccagcctttcaaagcacttcaaggTTAccaatgtgagtgctacgggggggtaatcatttaggcaggttaccttcacttccgtGGGcgcagggactatggtgatctgcttgaaacatgtaggtattacagacttggtcagggagaggttgaacatgtccgtgaagacacttgacagtttaGCAATGCATCCCTCCCTTTTACTGTGATGTCTAATGAGGGTCTTGAACCTCCCTATTTGTAACATTTATACCAATATTGGCCTAAAAATGTATACTTTACCTAATAGTGTAATGCTGATTGATGGATTGTGGGGTTTCAGATCCCTTAACAATCTTAACCCTGATATTATGACATGAAAACCATTCCTGGGCCTGGCTCCAAAAACGAGCCACCGATGGACAGTACCAGAAAAGATGCTCTATTGATTCTGTTTCCTCATGGCAAAGTCTGCACAGAACTGACTGTTCAATGCCTCTTATATATTGAGCATTCTTTTTGTAGCAAGTATTTTATACAACAGCTTCAATTTATCTACTGTACCAGTTCATAGACCCGATGCCAAGGTATTAGGACATCAAAGACCTGTTCTCAACTCACTGGAATTGTATGCGGCATTGCTTTCAAACTTTTTGAGTTGAAGTGAAACTGCTATATTTATACTAATCATTCTCCCAGACCCTTACCAAGGAGTTGTCATGCCTACCTTCAGTCTCACACAATAAAAGCAGCAGACCGTCTCAGCTGAAACCTGATCAAGCCTACACAGGCGTGTAGAGTAGACCCATTGGTGGCCTGGGAAACTCAAGACCTCTAGTTTATGAATGTTTCATTTCACCGGACCTCATGTCTGACAAACAGTTGCTAGCAGTCCACTGCAAGTCCATCGTCACCATACACCTCACCAGGGAGGAAGAGGACTTCAACTGAGGACTTTGATACCATAAAGGAATTATAAGGATAACTGCTGCATAAAATTAGGGAAGCTAGGTATTTATTTTGTCTCCTTGGATGATCATTTATTTTCTGTCAAAAAAGAGCTTCATGGTTTGACTGAGTGTGTTTTTTTAATGGTTGTACTGGTATGAATCTAATTCACCATTGTCTGCCCTCTTTCTCCAGCAGGTAATGGTGGTAGGATGTCTGAACCAAGGCAGCGCTCTCTGTCCACCTCTGGAGAGTCTCTGTATCAAGTGCTTGGGCTAGAAAAAGGCTGTACCCATGATGACATCAAGAAGTCCTACAGGTGGGAAATAAGGCACAAGCAATtcacatctatctatctatctatctatctatctatctatctatctatctatctatctatctatctatctatctatctatctatctatctatctatctatctatctatctatctatctatctatctatctatctatctatctatctatctatctatctatctatctatctatctatctatctatctatctatcgaggattcagaaggtattcagatccctagacttttttcacattttgttacgctacagccttattctacaattgatgaaataagtaaaaaaatcctcatcaattgacacacaataccccagaatgacaaagtgaaaacaagttgtttgaaatgttgcacatttattaaaaattaaaaacagaaataccttatttacatacagtaagtattcagatccttttctatgagactcgaaattgagttcagatgCATcatgtttccgttgatcatccttgagatgtttctacaacttgactggagtccacatgtggtaaattcaattgattggacatgacttgaaaaggcacacacctgtctatataaggtcccacagttgacaatgcatgtcagagcaaaaaaaagttgaaggaattgtccgtagaactctgagacaggattgtgtcgaggcacagatctggggaagggtaccaaaacatttctgcagcattgaagatccccaagaagaCAGaagctccatcattcttaaatggaagaagtttggaaccaccaagactcttcctagagctggccgtctggccaaacagagcaatcgggtgagaaggacattggtcagggagatgaccaagaacccgtggtcactctgacagttcctttgtggagatgggaaaaccttccagaaggacaaccatcgctGCAGCGCTCCAACagtcaagcctttatggtagagtgaccagatgtAAGCCaatcttcagtaaaaggcacatgccagacagtctcccagtcccaggcagggactgggagactagtcaggattgagggaaagatgagtggagcaaagtacagagagatcctggatgaaaacatgctccagagtgcccaggaccttagactggggagaaggttggagaaggttcacctttcaacaggacaatgaccctaagcacacagcaaagacaatgcaggagtggcttcgggacaagtctctgaatgtccttgagtgacccagcaagagcccagacttgaacccaattgaacatctctggagagacctgaaaatagcagtgcagtgactcttcccatccaacctgacagagcttgagaggatctgcagagaagaatgggagaaactccccaaatacaggtgtgccaagcttgtagcatcatacccaagaagacttgaggctgtaatcactgctaaaggtgcttcaacaaagtactgagaaaagggtcatatgtaaatgtgaaatgtaCGTTCTTTATCTTTTATAAATTCACAAAAATGTATacaatcctgtttttgctttcgtcattatggggtattgtctgtagattgatgagggggaaaaaactattcaaacaattttagaataaggctaagacgtaacaaaatttggaaaaggtgaaggggtctgaatactttcctgaatgcactgtatatctatcCCATCTACTGTACATCACTATCATATCTATTATCTATCACTATCTACATCATCTATATCTATCACTGTCTATATCATCACTATCTATCACGTCTATATCTATCACTATTTATCACATCTATATCTATCACATTTATATCTATCACTATCACATTTTATCTATCACTATCTATCACATCCACGTGTATATCTATCAATCACATCTACATGTATATCTATCACTATCACATACGGTATACatagagtataccaaacattaggaacaccttcctaatattgagtttcatcCCCCCCatttgccctcaaaacagcctcaattcgtcggggcatggactctacaaggtgtcgaaagcgttccacaaggatgctggcccatgttgactccaatgcttcccacagttggctggatgtcttttgggtggtggaccattcttgaaaaaCACGGGTAACTGTTGaccttgaaaaacccagcagcattacagttcttgacacaaaccaatgCGCCCgaactggcacctactaccataccccgttcaaaggcacttcaatcttttgtcttgactattcaccctttgaatggcacacatacaaaatccatgtctcaattgtctcaaggcttgaaaatcctcccctttatctacactgattgaagtgaatttaacaagtgacaccaaTAAGGGATTTTAGCTTTTACCTgaatttacctggtcagtctatgtcatagaaagaCCAGGTGTGCttgatgttttgtatactcagtgtacacagTATCtatcatatactgtatcacatgaTGTTGGGAAGAAATGGTGTGATCATCACTTACAGACAGTCGTACCAAGATGACTCACATTTTCCATTGCAGACTAATCAATACTAAATCTATGCACACTCGTGTTCCACACACACTCAACTCTAGATATGCCCCTCTTTACATTTATCACTGTATCTATATGTAGGATTGGAATGTTTGTTTTCTACTAATGTAATTTTAATTAATCTCACtcaattttttgtttgttatggAAACTAGGCATAAATTAATTTAACTTAAATGAATGATAACTGATAGGACATTACAGTGTTGTCAATGCCCTAATGTTGTTTAAACAAAGGATTTAATACATCAATAGATTCATGCCTGATGCTCCGATGATCTATTTTGACGTAAGATGGTAGTTGCAATGTTATTATTAATTGCATACATGAATAGCCCCTAATTATGTTAATGCACCCCCTGATAAAtcagaataaaataaataaatcatctcTAAGTACCCCACCCCCTAAATATTTTCCCGCAGCCATGCTCCGAAGTGGTTTCTAATACTAAAAAAGACATGTTCACGCACCACAGCAGATGCCACATCTCCGTTGTGTTGTTGTTTTCCAGACACCAGATAGGGCAGTAGGCTTAGTGCCAGCATGGCTAGATCCAGACAAACAAGTGTGTGTCAAGATAAGTCAAATAAATGACCATAATGAAATCCATAGAGAATAGAGCTGTATGGTAAACACTAAACAGACAATACAGCCTTTGTCTTTACACACCATCTCACACAGTTTCTGAAACCACATAggagaaatctgtatttttgtgtGTACATTTATTTACTTTTGAATTCCTTTCAGAAAATTAGCTCTGAGGTACCACCCGGACAAGAACCCTGACAacccagagacagcagagaaattCAAGGAGCTCAACAGCGCTAATTCCATTCTGTCAGACGTCACCAAGAGAAACATTTATGACAGCTACGGCTCCCTTGGCCTTTATGTGGCCCAGCAGTTTGGAGAGGAGAATGTCAACACCTACTTCATGCTGTCTACCTGGTGGGCTAAGGTGAGCTTCCACAATCATCTGGAATCCCTGGATGGTTTTATTGTGCATGGAGGGGAAAGATTGGTGCGAGCTGCTGCGTTTGTGTTTGAGTCTGTCTGCGTGAGTGCGTGCATGTTtttgtgttgtgttaacctatagaATATCTCTGTCCTGTCAGGGTCTCTTTGCCTTGTGTGGCGTGATAACGGGGTGCTACTTCTGCTGCTGCctgtgctgctgctgtaactgctGCTGTGGAAAGTTGAAGCCCATGCACCCCGGAGAGGGAACAGACAGCTATGTCTCCCCTGAAGACCTGGAGGAGGAGATCCGCCACGACAAGGAGACTGGTGAGGGGACACAGTCAGTgggtgaagacacacacacacacacacacacacaaatacagttgaagtcggaagtttacatacacttaggttggagtcattaatactagtttttcaaccactccacaaatttcttattaacaaactatagttttggcaagtcggttaggacatctttgtgcatgacacaagtcatttttccaacaattgctgaCAGACAGagtatttcacttacaattcactgtatcacaattccagtgggtcagaagtttacatacactaagttgactatgtctttaaacagcttgaagaattccagaaaatgatgtcatggctttagatgctggaggaaacaggtacaaaagtatctatagccacagtaaaacaagtcctatatcaacgtaacctgaaaggctgctcagcaaggaagatgccactgctctaaaacctcAATGAAaatgccagactatggtttgcaactgcacatggggacaaagattatactatttggagaaatgtcctctggtctgatgaaacaaagatagaactgtttggccataatgaccatcgttatgtttgaaggataaagggggaggttggcaagccgaagaacatcatcccaaccgtgaagcacgggggtggtagcatcatgttgtgggggtgctttgctgcaggagggtctggtgcacttcacaaaatagatggcaataTGATGAAAGGAAAATTAtagggatatattgaagcaacatctcaagacttcagtcaggaagttaaagcttgattgcaaatgggtcttccaaatggacaatgaccccaagcatactttcaaagttgtggcaaaatggcttaaggacaacaaagtcaaggtattggagtggccatcacaaagcccttacctcaatcctatagaacatttgtgggcagaactgaaaaagcgtgtgcgagcatggaggcctacaaacctgactcagttacactagctccatcaggaggaatgggccaaaactcacccaacttattgtgggaagattgtgaaaggctacccgaaacgtttgaccaaagttaaacaatttaaaggcaatgctaccaaatactaattgagtgtatgtaaacttctgacccactgggaatgtgatggaagaaataaaagctgaaataaatgattctctattatattattctgacatttcacattcttaaagtaaagtggtgatcctaactgacataaaacagggaatttttactaggattaaatgtcaggaattgtgaaaaactgagtttaaatgcatttggctaaggtgtatgtaaacttccgacttcaactgtactagcATGTTAACAGATAGACTTCTTGACTTttcgctaacgctagttagcattggcttgtgaaactacctctaacttccttcatactggacacagaggcATGCAAATGGTATCCactagttcatctgactctgtggaagtagataaaggaccttGTTTGCCAAAATATGAAGTATCTCTTAAGAAACACATAGGCTACTCTTGCCCTATGATTTCAACAGCACAATATTTATATAACATCCATGTTAGAAAAAAGGTCCCCGCTTACAAATTCACTGTTTTACTTTGAATGGTAGTTAGAGGTTTATTACATGTTTACAAATGTGTGGTAAGCAGTGTAGACAGATATATAGCTCATTTTTTGTGCCAACGCATCAATCATGAGAAGTTGATGGGCGAATTTGTACAATGAGATCATGTCTCTGGAGATTCAACAACAAGTAGTTGTGATGGCTTTGCGTTGATGTGATACATCATCTTTGTGCCATTCAGAAACGTTTCGTATAACATCTCGGTAGAATAATAGAGGATCAAATCATTTCTAAACATCTTCTGCAAACAACAAACAAACTAACTATACCGTTAAGTAGTGAAAACAAAGTGTAACATCAATGAATGGAACGAGAGAAAAGGTATCCATGTTGATCATTTGATATTGTAGGGAATTTTAGTGTCATTATTCACAATGTTGTTGTGTAATCCTAGATGTGGACACTCCGGTTGTGCACCAGCCAACTAATGCCAGTGAAAAGACACAGTTGATTGGGGACGGCCACCGAAGCTACACCTGAACCTGGACATCTACAAACCGTAGAGAGGCACTAGACGACATAAACACTACACAGTCCATTGCTGTGTCAATTACGTCATTACATTCTCTGTAAATAAGTGCTTTtggttgtttttttattttttattttttatcttgatTTCTGTTTTCATTGGAGGTAGTTGATGTCGTTGTTCTCCTGCAAACTAAATCCATCATCTCCTTTCACTTACCTAAACACTATGAAGTGCATTGGCTTCACTTGTCACATAGTACAAATAGCTCAGTGTGTAAATATTACGATATGTGTATGTATAAAAATAGAACAAAAGTATTTTGTTGAAAATAAATGTATGATTTTATCTGTCTATACAGTCAACATGAAATGGTATCTGATTTATTGGTacgagtgtatatatatatatatatatatagggtataTTTGTTTTAATGCTGTAGGCTGATGACAGGTTCAGAATCAATGTGTGTCTGGGGCATTGCTTACAGTATCAGCATAGCTTAATGTATTCAAGGTCACATACTGGTATTTGCTTTTA encodes:
- the LOC109872352 gene encoding dnaJ homolog subfamily C member 5-like: MSEPRQRSLSTSGESLYQVLGLEKGCTHDDIKKSYRKLALRYHPDKNPDNPETAEKFKELNSANSILSDVTKRNIYDSYGSLGLYVAQQFGEENVNTYFMLSTWWAKGLFALCGVITGCYFCCCLCCCCNCCCGKLKPMHPGEGTDSYVSPEDLEEEIRHDKETDVDTPVVHQPTNASEKTQLIGDGHRSYT